Proteins from one Bombyx mori chromosome 1, ASM3026992v2 genomic window:
- the LOC119629125 gene encoding uncharacterized protein LOC119629125 codes for MCMKIVYLDTELLKDAMRKVESVQHIRTFYRKSHEYQLGGIVYDLRKKFQRMTRLYKKSFDHMNDEDHNQHIRRWVEIHQLSLELDNLIKATVRYENSLDQQEQKKAAAYEKEHPTSPWPSSAKPIIPSNSDEDDLTDLEKKKKKPKGLLRVGAKQLRQKAPRWRPKSASAKNRINGYGGFDSDY; via the exons ATGTGTATGAAAATCGTCTACTTGGATACTGAATTGCTTAAAGACGCAATGCGAAAAGTCGAAAGTGTTCAACACATACGTacgttttatagaaaatcacaTGAATATCAACTCGGTGGAATTGTATATGATTTACGTAAGAAATTTCAAAGAATGACTCGTTTATACAAGAAATCTTTCGATCATATGAACGACGAAGATCATAACCAG CACATCCGCAGATGGGTCGAAATACATCAATTGAGCTTAGAGCTAGACAATCTTATAAAAGCCACAGTTAGATATGAAAATTCACTCGACCAACAAGAGCAAAAGAAAGCTGCAGCCTACGAAAAGGAACACCCTACTTCCCCATGGCCTTCATCTGCAAAACCTATTATTCCTTCTAATTCGGACGAAGACGATCTAACAGAtttggaaaaaaagaaaaagaaacccAAAGGCCTATTACGTGTAGGCGCCAAACAATTGCGGCAGAAAGCACCGCGCTGGAGACCAAAATCAGCCTCAGCGAAAAACAGAATAAATGGGTATGGCGGCTTCGACTCGGATTATTAG